A section of the Pseudomonas lini genome encodes:
- a CDS encoding DNA-3-methyladenine glycosylase, producing MRLLLAYQPPYDWSAMLGFLSARAVVGMETVVDGVYSRSIALNGVHGVIWVRPGAGDVLEVTLDFPDSAAVPEIVARLRRMFDLDANLPAIHRQLAVDPLMARLIAARPGLRVPGAWDGLELAIRAVLGQQITVVAAIKLAGKLVVQYGQPLQSPMPGLSHVFPDAGALAAADLATLGMPRSRGRTLSGVAQALLDDPLLFEPGREGGVARLLALHGIGDWTAQYIALRQLRQMDAFPSGDVGLINSLAALEGRAVTARELWVRAEAWRPWRGYAAQVLWTLLIRPD from the coding sequence GTGAGGTTGCTGCTGGCGTATCAACCGCCTTATGACTGGTCGGCGATGCTGGGTTTTTTGTCGGCGCGGGCGGTGGTCGGGATGGAAACCGTGGTCGATGGGGTGTACTCGCGCAGCATCGCATTGAACGGTGTTCACGGTGTGATTTGGGTCAGGCCAGGGGCAGGCGATGTGCTGGAAGTCACGCTGGATTTTCCTGATTCAGCGGCAGTGCCGGAGATTGTCGCGCGGCTACGGCGGATGTTTGATCTGGATGCGAATTTGCCAGCCATTCATCGACAACTGGCGGTTGATCCATTGATGGCGCGTTTGATTGCCGCGCGCCCGGGGCTGCGAGTGCCCGGGGCTTGGGATGGGCTGGAGTTGGCCATTCGTGCGGTGTTGGGGCAGCAGATTACTGTGGTCGCGGCGATTAAGTTGGCGGGGAAACTGGTGGTGCAATATGGACAGCCATTGCAGTCGCCGATGCCGGGGTTGAGTCATGTGTTTCCTGATGCTGGTGCATTGGCAGCGGCGGATCTGGCAACGTTGGGGATGCCGAGAAGTCGCGGCCGGACCTTGTCCGGCGTGGCTCAGGCGTTGCTGGATGATCCCCTGTTATTTGAACCGGGACGGGAAGGCGGTGTGGCGCGGTTGCTGGCGTTGCACGGGATTGGTGACTGGACGGCGCAATACATTGCCTTGCGGCAGTTGCGACAGATGGATGCGTTTCCGAGTGGGGATGTGGGGTTGATCAATTCGTTGGCGGCGCTGGAAGGTCGAGCGGTGACGGCTCGGGAGTTGTGGGTGAGGGCCGAGGCTTGGCGGCCCTGGCGAGGGTATGCGGCGCAGGTGCTTTGGACATTGTTGATCCGGCCGGATTGA